A DNA window from Halomicrobium mukohataei DSM 12286 contains the following coding sequences:
- a CDS encoding DUF7858 family protein, with product MTLSEIAAGIEVTATQRQHGVASVDRTEGTLAERLDGVGTRLPCDPERAATLVEAYAAGESVGDAGRAAGLTPLTAAKTLHLCGEHVCPLSPRQRDVLDDWLSGDLARSEAVALTGASEREFALATYVATHEPIADAREALEGALTDGRGTDRQASLGDAVEQPSDLL from the coding sequence ATGACCCTCTCCGAGATCGCGGCCGGGATCGAGGTGACTGCCACCCAGCGCCAGCACGGCGTGGCGTCGGTCGATCGAACGGAGGGAACGCTGGCGGAACGCCTCGACGGCGTCGGGACCCGGCTCCCCTGTGATCCCGAGCGGGCGGCGACGCTGGTCGAGGCCTACGCGGCGGGCGAGAGCGTCGGTGACGCCGGTCGGGCGGCGGGACTCACACCGCTTACGGCAGCCAAGACGCTCCACCTGTGTGGCGAACACGTCTGTCCGCTCAGCCCGCGCCAGCGCGACGTGCTCGACGACTGGCTATCGGGCGACCTCGCTCGCAGCGAGGCGGTCGCACTCACCGGCGCGAGCGAACGCGAGTTCGCGCTGGCGACGTACGTCGCAACGCACGAACCGATCGCCGACGCACGCGAAGCGCTCGAAGGCGCGCTGACAGACGGTCGAGGGACCGACCGACAGGCGTCGCTGGGCGACGCCGTCGAGCAGCCGTCGGATCTGCTCTGA
- a CDS encoding MinD/ParA family ATP-binding protein, giving the protein MILAVTGGKGGVGKSTVAYNLAANLDAVVVDGDLGMADLPADHGPDLHDVLAGRADSVEAVREGPPVSILPCGRSLAGARAGDPTALVSAIEAVERAYGDVVVDSPAGLRADVGLPLYVADACVLVTTPSESAVTDAVRVRELARELDAGLARVVLNRADDGANPDPVAATLGAPVTTVPDDAVVADAQAAGQPVCRASPGTPACQAFRSLADAVERVCRGHRP; this is encoded by the coding sequence ATGATCCTGGCCGTGACGGGCGGCAAGGGCGGCGTCGGGAAGTCGACGGTCGCGTACAACCTCGCCGCCAACCTCGACGCCGTCGTCGTCGACGGCGACCTCGGGATGGCAGACCTGCCCGCCGACCACGGGCCGGATCTGCACGACGTACTCGCCGGACGTGCGGATTCCGTTGAGGCCGTCAGAGAGGGGCCGCCGGTCTCGATCCTGCCGTGTGGACGCAGTCTGGCCGGCGCTCGTGCCGGCGATCCCACGGCGCTCGTCTCCGCGATCGAAGCCGTCGAGCGCGCCTACGGCGACGTGGTCGTCGACTCTCCGGCGGGGTTGCGAGCCGATGTCGGTCTCCCGCTGTACGTCGCCGACGCGTGTGTGCTGGTGACCACCCCGTCCGAATCGGCCGTTACGGACGCGGTCCGGGTTCGTGAACTGGCACGGGAACTCGACGCCGGCCTGGCACGCGTCGTCCTCAACCGCGCGGACGACGGCGCGAACCCCGACCCCGTCGCGGCGACGCTCGGCGCGCCGGTGACCACGGTGCCCGACGACGCAGTCGTCGCGGACGCACAGGCCGCTGGCCAGCCGGTCTGTCGGGCGTCGCCGGGAACGCCCGCCTGCCAGGCGTTTCGATCGCTCGCCGACGCCGTCGAACGGGTCTGTCGCGGCCACCGCCCGTAG
- a CDS encoding DUF7857 domain-containing protein gives MVSVDASATAIDGVTLVTVSLASDGLARRVRVEQRLDGPVWPPRCEGEPEPGWDESGYEGVVPADGRLALGYATPAPPARQPVAVEEREVVPDAEDAAGEDATAVLQRLGDPSPPRDGVPAPAAVRADPRPDCDTAPAVEETPDDPGHVPAPEQPAGDESTEQTVPDRRAGSTDPVTDWLDGVEERVTTLERLDAVETVPEATTTLQSTGGLAPGRRAARACGADRRRLLAVADRARRLADRIEATDPPLSSLERLA, from the coding sequence ATGGTTTCGGTGGATGCGAGTGCGACGGCAATCGACGGTGTGACGCTCGTGACGGTCTCGCTGGCCAGCGACGGGCTCGCCCGTCGGGTCCGCGTCGAACAGCGACTCGACGGTCCGGTCTGGCCGCCCCGCTGTGAGGGCGAACCCGAGCCCGGCTGGGACGAGTCGGGGTACGAGGGCGTCGTGCCGGCCGACGGACGGCTCGCGCTGGGATACGCGACGCCGGCACCACCGGCTCGACAGCCGGTCGCGGTCGAGGAACGCGAGGTCGTCCCGGACGCGGAGGACGCCGCTGGCGAGGACGCGACGGCGGTCCTCCAGCGGCTCGGCGATCCGTCACCGCCCCGTGATGGGGTGCCCGCACCGGCGGCCGTCCGGGCCGACCCGCGTCCCGACTGTGACACGGCCCCGGCGGTCGAGGAGACGCCGGACGATCCCGGTCACGTCCCCGCTCCCGAGCAGCCCGCGGGCGACGAGTCGACGGAGCAGACAGTGCCGGACCGACGAGCGGGCTCGACAGATCCGGTGACCGACTGGCTCGACGGCGTCGAGGAGCGGGTGACGACTCTCGAACGACTGGACGCCGTCGAGACGGTCCCCGAGGCGACGACGACCCTCCAGTCGACGGGTGGACTCGCGCCCGGCCGGCGAGCAGCCCGCGCGTGTGGCGCCGACCGACGCCGGCTCCTGGCGGTCGCAGACCGAGCACGCAGGCTCGCAGATCGGATCGAGGCGACCGATCCGCCGCTGTCGTCGCTGGAGCGACTGGCATGA
- a CDS encoding transcription initiation factor IIB encodes MSQTAQRCPECDGAIDASAREAVCTQCGLVVDEDQLDRGPEWRSFEDDGEQKARTGAPLTRSRHDRGLSTEIGRSTRLKGRKRRQMARLRREHSRAQTGSKRDRNQRIGFIEIRRLVSRLDLSSTIRDRACVLFESAQEADLLVGRSIEGFAAAAVYATCRTSEIARTVEEVAADAQASTGELRVAYDAINRELGLPTGPIDPREYLPRFASELDVPHEIERRATALADLAAERNLIAGKNPGGVAAACLYTAAREADYELTQARAAAVADVSPVTLRSTYQALQD; translated from the coding sequence ATGAGTCAAACGGCACAGCGATGTCCGGAGTGTGACGGCGCGATCGACGCATCGGCACGCGAAGCAGTGTGTACCCAGTGTGGCCTCGTCGTCGACGAGGATCAGCTCGACCGCGGCCCCGAGTGGCGGTCGTTCGAGGACGACGGAGAGCAGAAGGCACGCACCGGCGCGCCGCTGACCCGCTCGCGCCACGACCGCGGGCTCTCGACTGAGATCGGACGATCGACCCGGCTCAAGGGCCGCAAGCGCCGCCAGATGGCGCGCCTCCGTCGGGAGCACAGCCGCGCCCAGACGGGCTCGAAGCGCGATCGGAACCAGCGCATCGGCTTCATCGAGATTCGGCGGCTCGTGAGTCGGCTCGACCTCTCGTCGACGATTCGAGATCGGGCCTGTGTCCTCTTCGAGTCCGCACAGGAGGCCGATCTCCTGGTGGGACGGTCGATCGAGGGGTTCGCGGCCGCAGCGGTGTACGCGACCTGTCGCACGAGCGAGATCGCACGGACCGTCGAGGAGGTCGCCGCCGACGCTCAGGCCAGCACCGGCGAGCTACGAGTCGCCTACGACGCGATCAACCGCGAGCTGGGACTGCCGACGGGTCCGATCGATCCGCGCGAGTATCTCCCGCGTTTCGCGAGCGAGCTCGACGTTCCCCACGAGATCGAACGGCGAGCGACGGCACTGGCTGATCTGGCAGCAGAGCGCAATCTGATCGCAGGCAAGAACCCCGGTGGCGTCGCCGCCGCGTGTCTCTACACCGCCGCCCGAGAGGCGGACTACGAGCTGACGCAGGCTCGGGCGGCCGCCGTCGCAGACGTGAGTCCGGTGACGCTTCGGTCGACGTATCAGGCCCTCCAGGACTGA